Proteins from a genomic interval of Rubinisphaera italica:
- the glgX gene encoding glycogen debranching protein GlgX, translated as MKVWPGNPYPLGATWNGSGVNFAIYSANATKVELCLFDSIDDIKEVAKIPLQEKTDFVWHCFLPELKPGQLYAYRVHGPYEPHHGHRFNANKILLDPYAKSIARGVRWTDAMFGYSVGHPQGDLSFDARDNAGSAPLSVVVDNRFRWGNDTQLKTPWHKTLIYETHVKGFTMKHPGVPKALRGTYAGLASNASIQHLLDLGVTAVELMPVHEKIHDRHLVDKGLSNYWGYNTLGFFAPELSYSSKKDPQGSVNEFKSMVKKLHQAGLEVILDVVYNHTAEGNHYGPTIMLRGIDNSSYYRLVHRQQRFYMDYTGCGNTLNMLTPHVLQLIMDSLRYWVQEMHVDGFRFDLCSALARELHEVDRLGAFFDIIHQDPVLSQVKLIAEPWDLGEGGYQVGNFPILWTEWNGKYRDCIRQFWRGDGGTMNEFATRITGSSDLYEHNGRRPYASINFVTSHDGFTLQDLVSYNDKHNSANGEDNRDGDNHNLSWNCGEEGPTTDPDVRKLRERQKRNIITTLLLSQGVPMICSGDELGKTQGGNNNAYCQDTDLSWIDWEMTQDKARYFKYVKSVVKIWKENPVFQRRKFFQGRLIRGENVQDITWLTPSGKSMTDKDWHEPHVRCLAVRFEGDQIHQVDEKGREITGNTFLMLLNAHDHSIDFTLPQHEANEFWKPMLDTSDISRKTGLMRQNQVYRVTAHSMVVLRIKSVSSNIAARLIQWMQPEMATSLFLPEKTEEPEEVVVTDPSVEETVAEESPDLEEVSVSEKVNESTPVEEAVGEETLVEEDLVEEPIEEMTPTTSAIESTVDEFDVEEEDPAKDAAAGEVSEKTAHK; from the coding sequence ATGAAAGTCTGGCCGGGAAATCCGTATCCCCTGGGGGCCACTTGGAATGGTTCCGGGGTAAATTTTGCGATCTATTCTGCAAATGCAACCAAAGTTGAACTCTGCCTGTTCGACTCGATCGATGACATCAAAGAAGTCGCCAAAATACCGCTGCAGGAGAAGACCGATTTCGTCTGGCACTGCTTTCTGCCCGAACTCAAACCGGGACAATTGTACGCCTACCGTGTGCATGGCCCGTATGAGCCCCATCACGGACATCGCTTCAACGCAAACAAGATTCTGCTCGATCCTTATGCGAAATCCATCGCACGGGGAGTTCGCTGGACCGATGCCATGTTCGGCTACTCGGTCGGACATCCTCAGGGCGATCTCTCCTTCGATGCCCGCGACAATGCTGGCTCGGCTCCGCTGAGTGTCGTTGTTGATAACCGTTTTCGTTGGGGAAACGATACACAACTCAAAACGCCCTGGCACAAAACGCTCATCTACGAAACGCATGTCAAAGGGTTCACGATGAAGCATCCCGGCGTGCCGAAAGCACTGCGGGGAACATATGCCGGGCTCGCTTCGAATGCCTCAATTCAACACCTGCTCGATCTTGGGGTGACGGCTGTCGAACTGATGCCGGTCCATGAGAAAATTCACGATCGGCATCTCGTCGATAAAGGACTCTCCAATTACTGGGGCTACAACACGCTCGGCTTCTTTGCTCCTGAACTCAGTTACAGTTCGAAGAAAGATCCACAAGGGAGTGTGAACGAGTTCAAGTCGATGGTGAAAAAACTCCATCAAGCCGGGCTCGAAGTCATTCTCGATGTTGTTTACAACCACACCGCAGAGGGAAACCATTACGGTCCGACTATTATGCTGAGAGGGATTGATAACAGTTCCTACTATCGCCTCGTGCATCGCCAGCAGCGGTTCTATATGGACTACACTGGCTGCGGCAATACGCTCAATATGCTCACCCCGCATGTGCTGCAACTGATTATGGATTCACTTCGCTACTGGGTGCAGGAAATGCATGTCGATGGTTTCCGCTTCGATCTCTGCAGCGCTCTCGCCCGGGAACTTCACGAAGTCGATCGGCTGGGAGCGTTCTTCGATATCATTCATCAGGATCCCGTTTTGTCTCAGGTCAAACTGATTGCAGAGCCCTGGGATCTCGGAGAAGGGGGCTATCAGGTCGGCAACTTCCCGATTCTCTGGACCGAATGGAACGGCAAGTATCGCGACTGCATTCGTCAATTCTGGCGAGGCGACGGCGGCACGATGAACGAGTTCGCCACCCGCATCACAGGTAGTAGCGACCTCTACGAACACAACGGGAGGCGCCCTTATGCGAGTATCAATTTTGTGACCTCGCATGACGGATTTACATTGCAGGATCTGGTCAGCTACAACGACAAACACAACAGCGCCAACGGGGAAGATAACCGCGATGGTGATAATCACAATCTGAGTTGGAACTGTGGCGAGGAAGGTCCAACGACCGATCCCGATGTCCGCAAACTTCGCGAGCGGCAAAAACGAAATATCATCACCACATTGCTGCTCTCTCAGGGAGTACCAATGATTTGCTCGGGGGATGAACTCGGTAAAACTCAGGGCGGCAATAACAATGCTTATTGTCAGGATACCGATCTGAGCTGGATCGACTGGGAGATGACTCAGGATAAAGCACGGTATTTCAAATATGTGAAGAGTGTGGTCAAGATCTGGAAAGAGAATCCTGTCTTCCAGAGACGAAAATTCTTTCAGGGGCGACTCATTCGCGGCGAAAACGTTCAGGATATCACCTGGCTAACACCGAGTGGGAAGTCGATGACCGATAAAGACTGGCACGAGCCGCACGTGCGGTGTCTGGCGGTTCGCTTCGAAGGCGATCAGATTCATCAGGTCGATGAGAAGGGCCGGGAGATTACAGGCAATACATTCCTGATGCTGCTAAACGCCCACGATCATTCCATCGATTTCACTTTGCCACAGCATGAAGCGAACGAATTCTGGAAGCCAATGCTCGACACGAGCGACATCTCCCGCAAGACGGGACTGATGCGACAAAATCAGGTCTACCGCGTGACGGCTCATTCGATGGTCGTACTGAGAATCAAATCCGTCTCGTCCAACATAGCCGCCCGACTCATCCAGTGGATGCAACCCGAAATGGCGACCTCTCTGTTTCTTCCTGAAAAAACGGAAGAGCCTGAAGAAGTTGTCGTGACGGATCCCTCAGTAGAAGAGACGGTCGCAGAGGAATCTCCGGATCTTGAGGAAGTTTCTGTTTCTGAAAAGGTGAATGAGTCCACTCCAGTTGAAGAAGCTGTCGGAGAAGAGACACTGGTGGAAGAGGATCTGGTGGAAGAACCAATCGAAGAAATGACGCCAACCACTTCCGCGATCGAATCTACAGTCGATGAATTTGACGTTGAAGAGGAAGATCCAGCAAAAGACGCGGCTGCTGGTGAAGTTTCCGAGAAGACTGCTCATAAATAA
- a CDS encoding tRNA dihydrouridine synthase — protein sequence MAKTQAYALGNTQRQPSAKSTPDLKLYMSSNPSNLDCIEETSNRIRIGNRLLDSRYFLAPLAGYTHLPLRTALRELGGVGLATTDLVLVPQLIANSNKSKALIRTNDFDQPLSVQIFGGNTDELIQASQKLETEGYGGIDINMGCPMGKINSSGGGARLMRDCENATRIVSSVVNAVSIPVTVKMRLGWDADHISAPMLAAQFEQLGVAAITIHGRTRQQGFHGDVDLVGIRQVVEAVNHIPIIGNGDVRNVNDALDMRRITGCDAVAIGRGAMLDPWIFRKLKEMSNGKPINEPTPAEQIAFLVRHFELMVAAHEEYACVLFRKFAAWYGSRLGIPEDLEDRLRTLESTAMFDTLIQEIEQRHGERESSVPTALVKVPNGPNANW from the coding sequence GTGGCTAAGACACAGGCCTATGCACTTGGCAATACTCAGCGACAGCCATCCGCCAAGTCCACTCCAGACTTAAAGTTGTATATGTCCTCAAATCCCTCAAATCTCGATTGCATCGAAGAGACTTCCAATCGCATCCGTATTGGTAATCGACTTCTTGATAGCCGCTATTTTCTGGCACCTCTGGCTGGTTACACACACCTTCCGTTGCGTACCGCTCTTCGCGAGTTGGGCGGAGTCGGACTGGCGACGACCGATCTGGTTCTGGTTCCCCAATTAATCGCCAACAGTAATAAATCGAAGGCTCTCATTCGCACGAACGACTTCGACCAACCTCTTTCGGTGCAGATTTTTGGAGGCAATACCGACGAATTGATTCAAGCCTCCCAAAAACTGGAAACGGAAGGATATGGCGGAATCGATATCAACATGGGCTGCCCAATGGGAAAGATCAACAGTAGTGGAGGTGGTGCCCGATTGATGCGCGACTGCGAAAATGCCACGCGGATTGTCTCCTCTGTTGTGAACGCGGTCTCTATTCCCGTCACTGTAAAAATGAGACTCGGCTGGGATGCCGATCACATTTCAGCTCCCATGCTGGCCGCTCAGTTTGAGCAGTTGGGCGTCGCCGCGATCACCATTCATGGTCGTACCCGACAACAGGGATTTCATGGTGATGTCGATCTGGTTGGTATTCGACAAGTTGTCGAAGCGGTCAATCATATCCCGATTATCGGCAATGGAGATGTCCGCAACGTGAACGATGCTCTTGATATGCGACGCATTACCGGTTGTGATGCCGTTGCGATTGGTCGTGGAGCGATGCTCGACCCCTGGATTTTTCGCAAGCTCAAAGAGATGTCGAACGGGAAGCCAATCAACGAACCGACACCAGCCGAACAAATCGCATTTCTTGTCCGGCATTTCGAATTGATGGTCGCCGCTCATGAAGAGTATGCGTGCGTTCTTTTTCGCAAATTTGCAGCCTGGTACGGTTCCCGTCTCGGCATCCCTGAAGACCTCGAAGACCGACTCCGCACTCTCGAATCAACCGCAATGTTCGACACGCTCATTCAGGAAATCGAACAACGTCACGGCGAACGCGAATCCTCAGTCCCCACCGCTCTGGTCAAAGTTCCTAATGGCCCGAATGCAAATTGGTAA
- a CDS encoding HD-GYP domain-containing protein, whose product MATTVIPIRELRAGAILPAAIYDADNSTVMLLNCGLTLTTENLSRLQSRGIKAISIDSRYVGSIWNNENKGSTGVKLQKHHLAEQRQQNEAQKLPLSNRITKPAELEYNPTLIKQMMVNSRQHAQNVQSFYDEVRNSSRTRIEPIQGISNESIEMLLSDIDLFVKTAIQTEDQANSCQHTYRVAKLTMSIAAILGHSEEDITQAGIGCMIARIGITPELQRLMNLNRELSTLERLEIKKYPGLTWHALEKISDLSNTARQVAWQINERWNGTGYPRGRIGRQIHPLARIAAVADVYIALTSMRPYRSAMTPYQAIKMLLTDTQNTLFDPDAFRGLLKTTSLFPIGSLVELSNGFVAEVLRNNPESYDMPVVKALLDSRCNPVSNRLINLAEESHLKISDSLSQLELDRRIQRNTTQNLSLDIEMDWADHLAGK is encoded by the coding sequence ATGGCTACGACGGTAATTCCAATTCGAGAGCTTCGCGCTGGGGCGATATTACCTGCTGCCATTTATGATGCTGATAACAGCACGGTAATGTTACTCAATTGCGGACTGACGCTGACAACAGAAAATCTCAGCCGACTGCAATCCCGTGGCATCAAAGCAATCTCCATTGATAGCCGATATGTGGGGAGCATCTGGAATAACGAGAACAAAGGCTCAACTGGTGTCAAACTACAAAAACACCATCTCGCAGAACAACGTCAACAAAATGAAGCTCAGAAGCTACCGCTATCAAATCGTATCACCAAACCTGCAGAACTCGAATACAATCCCACTCTCATTAAACAAATGATGGTCAACAGCAGGCAACATGCCCAAAATGTTCAATCGTTTTATGATGAAGTGAGAAACAGTTCCCGAACCCGTATCGAACCTATTCAGGGCATCTCCAACGAATCGATTGAAATGCTGCTCAGCGATATCGATCTGTTCGTAAAAACAGCCATTCAAACGGAAGATCAAGCCAACTCCTGCCAGCATACCTATCGTGTCGCAAAACTGACAATGTCCATTGCTGCAATATTGGGCCATTCAGAAGAAGACATCACTCAGGCAGGAATCGGTTGTATGATTGCTCGAATCGGCATTACTCCCGAACTCCAGCGGCTAATGAATCTTAACCGAGAGCTTTCCACTCTCGAACGACTCGAAATTAAAAAATACCCTGGCTTAACCTGGCATGCCCTGGAAAAAATCAGTGATCTCTCAAATACTGCCCGACAGGTCGCCTGGCAAATCAATGAACGCTGGAATGGAACTGGCTACCCGCGTGGACGAATCGGAAGACAAATTCATCCCCTGGCAAGAATTGCTGCCGTGGCTGATGTCTATATCGCCCTGACTTCCATGCGACCCTATCGCTCCGCGATGACACCCTACCAGGCAATCAAAATGCTACTCACTGATACGCAGAACACTTTGTTCGATCCAGATGCATTCCGTGGACTGCTGAAAACAACTTCTCTGTTTCCAATTGGCTCACTCGTAGAATTGAGCAATGGTTTCGTTGCCGAAGTCCTGCGAAACAATCCTGAGAGTTACGATATGCCAGTCGTTAAAGCCTTACTCGACTCGCGCTGCAATCCGGTCAGCAATCGATTGATCAATCTTGCTGAGGAATCACACCTCAAAATTTCCGATTCTCTCAGTCAACTCGAACTCGATCGCCGCATCCAGAGAAATACCACCCAGAATTTATCACTCGATATTGAAATGGACTGGGCCGACCATCTCGCTGGCAAATAA
- a CDS encoding PVC-type heme-binding CxxCH protein, translated as MMRFECLRWSDEIHHWSWIALVFCMMLTCTIPQVRADPLDEIEVAEGFEISLVAAEPLVQDPVDFDWGPDGKLWVVEMADYPHGLDGKGSAGGRIRVLEDRDQNGSYETSTLFADQLQTPNGILRWRDGVLVTACPDILYLEDTDGDLKADVIEKLYSGFSEGNEQHRVNGLRWGLDNWIYLANGDSGGQILSHKTKETLNLAGFDLRIRPETGQMELVAGRTQYGRNRDDWGNWFGCNNPNPIFHFVLDERSLSRNPHLSPPPVRRDIRIGDSRVYPIGPIISHCDTKYRPVGAIPRFTSACGTMVYRDDLFGSDYKNVTFTSEPVYNIVHARRLTPDGATFQSHKLHEGEVEFFRSKNPWSRPAGLHVGPDGALYVADMIREVIEHPEWIDDELEKTLNVRSGEELGRIYRIAPVKTARRIFKPLNDLDTKSLVAALDSSSGWQRDQVQRMLIQRNDASATQLLHELLQNCDRPQTRLQALCTLDGMGLLSLKVTLGAVTDSHPGVRRHAIRCLNQFMPGAADEPTVSRTLADRTTDEPQVQLQLAYLLGECDAAWAGECLAALLKQVKADPYLVAGVLSSVHEENIAGLFANTRRQSSDPQLIGQLAAMSVKFGEVNAVSGWLGELSSNDSTWLTLRQWFDQLGSQTVSLWKKLPAEDVAQLEALLNQARTRVNDGNRPMPERITAMQPLGYQPGHYSSDAELLSLLIDPQFDPRLQLAATVKLLEIPTEAVPKLVLKGWRGHSPEIRATILNGLLSRDGWISPLLTAMENGDIRPTSLSAEQRQRLTKHRSQEIRDRSEQLLGQVDADRAAVLNQYEPTIQLVDTGNRNTEKGRQLFVKNCSSCHQLDKTGQNIGPDLSRLLNRSADALLTAIIDPNRAVEAKYLQYQIVTRRGQVLTGILQEETASNLTLALSNGKSTVIPRSEIELMNGSQLSLMPVGLEKELSVDQLADVIAYVIDATSKASDDESQKTSE; from the coding sequence ATGATGCGATTTGAATGTTTGCGTTGGAGTGATGAAATCCACCATTGGTCCTGGATCGCTTTGGTATTTTGCATGATGCTGACTTGCACGATTCCACAGGTTAGAGCCGATCCACTTGATGAGATCGAAGTCGCTGAGGGGTTTGAGATCAGTCTGGTGGCGGCTGAACCGCTGGTGCAGGATCCTGTTGATTTCGACTGGGGGCCGGACGGAAAATTGTGGGTTGTGGAGATGGCCGACTACCCGCATGGGCTGGACGGGAAGGGTTCGGCTGGTGGTCGAATTCGCGTGCTTGAAGATCGAGATCAGAATGGCAGTTATGAAACTTCGACTCTATTTGCCGATCAACTGCAGACACCGAACGGTATTCTCCGTTGGCGTGATGGCGTACTGGTAACAGCTTGTCCCGATATCCTGTATCTGGAAGACACCGATGGAGATCTGAAGGCTGATGTTATTGAAAAGCTCTATTCGGGATTTTCCGAAGGCAATGAGCAGCACCGCGTCAATGGTTTGCGATGGGGACTCGATAATTGGATTTATCTGGCGAACGGCGATAGTGGTGGGCAGATTCTGTCTCATAAAACGAAAGAAACACTCAATCTGGCTGGGTTTGATTTACGCATTCGGCCGGAGACTGGTCAGATGGAACTGGTCGCCGGGCGGACGCAGTATGGACGTAATCGCGATGACTGGGGCAACTGGTTCGGGTGTAATAATCCGAATCCAATTTTTCATTTTGTCCTCGACGAACGATCGCTGAGTCGGAATCCTCACTTGAGCCCGCCGCCGGTTCGCCGGGATATTCGCATCGGCGATTCACGCGTTTATCCAATTGGGCCGATCATCAGCCACTGTGATACGAAGTACCGACCAGTTGGAGCGATCCCTCGGTTTACTTCGGCATGTGGGACGATGGTCTATCGTGATGATCTGTTCGGCTCCGACTATAAGAATGTGACCTTCACCAGCGAACCGGTTTACAACATTGTGCACGCCCGACGACTCACGCCCGACGGAGCCACATTTCAAAGTCACAAATTGCACGAGGGAGAGGTGGAATTCTTTCGATCCAAAAATCCGTGGTCGCGACCAGCGGGATTGCATGTCGGCCCCGATGGTGCGTTGTATGTTGCTGATATGATACGGGAAGTGATTGAGCATCCTGAATGGATTGATGATGAGCTGGAAAAGACATTGAATGTTCGCTCGGGAGAAGAACTGGGGCGGATTTATCGAATTGCTCCCGTGAAAACGGCCCGCCGAATTTTCAAGCCGCTCAACGATCTTGATACCAAGTCACTTGTCGCTGCTCTCGATTCATCGAGCGGCTGGCAGCGGGATCAAGTGCAGCGGATGTTGATTCAGCGAAACGACGCTTCAGCGACTCAACTGCTGCATGAGTTATTGCAGAATTGCGATCGCCCCCAAACACGCTTGCAGGCTTTGTGCACTCTGGATGGAATGGGGCTGCTCAGTTTGAAAGTAACACTCGGAGCCGTCACGGACTCACATCCCGGTGTGAGACGTCACGCGATTCGCTGTCTCAATCAATTCATGCCCGGTGCAGCTGATGAACCGACTGTGAGTCGGACATTAGCGGACCGAACAACAGATGAGCCTCAGGTTCAACTGCAATTGGCATATCTGCTCGGAGAATGCGATGCAGCATGGGCGGGAGAGTGTCTGGCGGCTTTGCTCAAACAGGTCAAAGCGGATCCGTATCTTGTTGCTGGAGTGCTCAGTAGCGTTCACGAGGAAAATATTGCAGGACTGTTCGCCAACACTCGCAGGCAAAGTTCAGATCCTCAGTTGATTGGTCAACTCGCCGCAATGTCTGTGAAATTTGGAGAGGTAAATGCCGTTTCGGGGTGGCTTGGAGAATTATCCTCAAATGATTCAACATGGTTAACGCTCCGGCAGTGGTTCGATCAACTCGGTTCCCAGACAGTCTCTCTCTGGAAAAAGCTTCCAGCAGAAGATGTTGCTCAACTCGAAGCACTGCTCAATCAGGCTCGAACGAGAGTCAATGATGGAAACCGACCAATGCCCGAACGTATCACAGCGATGCAACCGCTTGGGTATCAGCCGGGGCATTATTCGTCTGATGCGGAACTGTTGTCCCTGTTAATCGATCCTCAGTTTGATCCCCGATTACAACTCGCGGCGACCGTCAAGCTACTCGAAATCCCCACCGAGGCCGTCCCTAAACTTGTGCTGAAGGGTTGGCGAGGACACAGTCCAGAGATTCGTGCTACGATCCTCAACGGATTACTCAGTCGTGATGGTTGGATCTCCCCGTTATTGACCGCTATGGAAAATGGCGACATTCGTCCCACATCATTATCCGCAGAGCAGCGACAGCGATTAACGAAGCATCGCAGCCAGGAGATACGTGACCGATCCGAACAGTTACTCGGCCAGGTCGATGCAGATCGTGCTGCCGTGCTGAATCAATACGAACCCACGATCCAACTGGTCGATACAGGGAACAGGAATACCGAGAAGGGTCGCCAGTTGTTCGTCAAGAATTGTTCGAGCTGTCATCAACTCGACAAGACAGGTCAAAACATCGGCCCGGATTTGAGTCGACTGCTCAATCGTTCCGCAGATGCGTTGTTGACTGCAATCATCGATCCCAATCGAGCAGTAGAAGCCAAATATCTGCAATACCAGATTGTCACACGACGTGGGCAAGTGTTGACGGGAATTCTTCAGGAGGAAACAGCATCGAATTTGACTCTTGCCTTGAGCAATGGAAAATCGACCGTTATTCCCCGTAGTGAAATCGAACTAATGAACGGCAGTCAACTCTCGTTGATGCCAGTCGGTCTGGAAAAGGAACTGTCCGTCGATCAACTGGCCGACGTGATTGCTTATGTGATTGATGCGACCTCAAAAGCCTCCGATGATGAGTCTCAAAAGACCAGCGAATAA